The Triticum urartu cultivar G1812 unplaced genomic scaffold, Tu2.1 TuUngrouped_contig_6837, whole genome shotgun sequence genome includes the window CGTCTCCCCCAGGTAGCACACGTGGAACAAGGAAAGGGGGATGACAACCATGTCGCAATGGTCAGTGACACAAGGTTTTGTCTATTGCCTTCAATTTCTTTTCGCTCGAAGGAGTATATACTTGTACCGTACCCAACGTACACATACCTGGGAGGGTGGCCCTGACGTTTGGGGGCCTGGGGCGGCCCAACCGTGGTTCTTATCAAGATATCTTAGGTTTTTTGTGTTCTAGAATGCATCACTTTGTTAGATAGAGTCTTACACAAATATTCAAAATGTTTATAAAGTAAACTCTGGTTCAAAGATAAAAGGGATTCAAACATGGAAATCATATGAAAAAAACATGGGGGTAGAGCATGGCATAGAATAATCTCTGTCACAAAGCTAGGTAAGGAAAGTTGTGGAAATGGGGACGCATATGCATGTAACCAAATCCCAACTCCTGAATTATGCATGGGATATCCCCTACATGGTAGATATGCTTTTCTCGTAAATCTCCCTTTTATTGAAAAGAAAATTAACGAGACGTCGCCGGCGCCATCGAGTCAATCACGTTGCCTACTCCGACGGGCCTTAAGGTCGTCCACCAGCCGTCCAACGTCACCGTACGACGAGCCACCCTTCTCCACCGCGTCTCTTGCCTTGACGCCAAGATCTTCCACCTTCTTCCGCATTACGTCGCCCTGCACCTCCATCAGTCTCGTGACACACTTGGCAATCACGCCGCCTCCGATCACCTGGTGGGCCTCCGCAGACGACGCGTTGTCCCTGGCGCCCACGCTGACGCCCACTTTGAGCACGTCCACGACGAGCTTCTCGTTAAAGAACTGGTCAGCGTACCGTGGCCAGGTCATCATCGGTACGCCGGCGCTCACCGCCTCCAGCGTCGAGTTCCACCCGCAGTGCGTCACGAAGCAGGCCATGGCTGGGTGGTTTAGAATGAGCACCTGCGGCGCCCAGCCACAGATGATGTACCCACGCAAAGCTGTCTGGAAGCCTTCTGGCATCCATAGGTCCGACGATGCTGCGTCGGCGCCGGAGATGACCCACACAAAGTTCTTGCCTGAGATGTCAAGGCCGCGGGCGAGCTCCCGTAGCTGCTCCGGCGAGAAGCTGGTCAGCGTACCAAATGCGACGTATGCCCCCGAGCCAGCCGGCTTGGAGTCCAGCCAGCGGAGACAGCCGTCCGCGTCCAGCGAGAGCGCGTCGGTGCCCCTTGACGCCACGTCCTTGCTACCGCTGGCGAGCGCGACTGGCCCAACGAACCACGCGCGGCCGCCGAGCGCCGTGCGGTAGTGCTCGGCGCTGTCCCGCTCCAGCTCTTGGAAGCTGTTGAACAGCTCGCCGTAGCTCCTCCGGCCTGCGGCATAGACGCACCGGAAGAACTCCAGGTAGTGCGGCTCCTTCATCATCTGGCTCCGCCTCAGCTCCACGCCGTGCGGTAGACCCGGCAGCGACACGACGGCATCAGGATCGTCGCCGTCGGGGTTGTGCCTATGCTCCTGCGACAACACGTGCTCGGAGCAGGACCGGGCGAACACACCCATGCCGAGGAACATGAGACGCGGCACGCCGTATTCAGCCGCGACGTCCACGGACCAGTGGTAGAAGCCGTCGGAGACCACGGCGTCGAGGTCGGCATGGCTGTCAGCCAGGAACCGTTCGAAGGGCTCCCGGAGCAGCTGCACCGCCCGGCCGAACTTCACTTTATCTTCCTGGGATACAAGGCCCGTGCCGCGCTGGCCAGCCGGCGGGAGCCCGACGTCGGGGAAAGGCACGACGGCGACCTGGACCGACTGGGAAGAGAGGTCGTCGTTGCTGTTGGCGCGGTCGACGATGGAGCGGCTGATGGAAGCCTGAACGGGGGTGGTGAGGATGGTGCACCTGACGCCGCGAGCCGCGAAGACCACGGCGATGTCGGCCATCGGAATGAGGTGGCCCGGGAtgaggaaggggaagaagaggatgtgtagcggctgctgctgctgctgctcctcgTCCTTGTCCGCCATGGCTGCCTTCCCACGCCACGCCGGTCTCAATTTGTCTCTCTTC containing:
- the LOC125531142 gene encoding scopoletin glucosyltransferase-like is translated as MADKDEEQQQQQPLHILFFPFLIPGHLIPMADIAVVFAARGVRCTILTTPVQASISRSIVDRANSNDDLSSQSVQVAVVPFPDVGLPPAGQRGTGLVSQEDKVKFGRAVQLLREPFERFLADSHADLDAVVSDGFYHWSVDVAAEYGVPRLMFLGMGVFARSCSEHVLSQEHRHNPDGDDPDAVVSLPGLPHGVELRRSQMMKEPHYLEFFRCVYAAGRRSYGELFNSFQELERDSAEHYRTALGGRAWFVGPVALASGSKDVASRGTDALSLDADGCLRWLDSKPAGSGAYVAFGTLTSFSPEQLRELARGLDISGKNFVWVISGADAASSDLWMPEGFQTALRGYIICGWAPQVLILNHPAMACFVTHCGWNSTLEAVSAGVPMMTWPRYADQFFNEKLVVDVLKVGVSVGARDNASSAEAHQVIGGGVIAKCVTRLMEVQGDVMRKKVEDLGVKARDAVEKGGSSYGDVGRLVDDLKARRSRQRD